The genomic window AACTGTTGGCCACGCTGGACACGCAAACGCTGGCCTTGCAGGCCGAACAGGCGCAGGCGCAGATCGGCGTGCAGCAGCAGAATCTGTTGCGCCTGAAGAACGGCTCGCGCCCCGAAGAACTGGCGCAGGCGAGAAGTAGCTACGCCGCTGCACAGGCCGATGCCGAGCGTGCGCGCAAGGACTTGGCGCGATTGCAGGGGATTGCCGCCAATACCGACAACCGTGGGGTCAGCGCACAGGAATTGGATCGCGCCCGTGCCGCCGTGCAGGTCGCCGACGCGCAGGCGGCGCAACAGCGCGACGCGCTGCGCCTGACAGAAATCGGCCCGCGCAAGGAAGACATCGCCGCCGCCGAGGCGCAACTGAAGTCCTCCGAGGCGCAATTGGCACTGTTGCAGCATCAGGTTTCTCAGGGCCAGTTGATCGCGCCATCCGATGCCGTGGTGCGCTCGCGCCTGCTGGAACCGGGTGACATGGCCACCCCGCAGAAGCCGGTGTACGCATTGGCGATCACCCGTCCGAAGTGGGTGCGCGTGTATGTGAATGAACCGGATTTGGGCAAGGTCAAGCCCGGCCAGTCCGCGCGCGTCACCACCGACAGCGCACCGGACAGGCCCATCACCGGCAAGGTCGGCTATATCTCCTCGGTCGCCGAGTTCACCCCGAAAGCGGTACAGACCGAGGAACTGCGCACCAGCCTGGTCTATGAGGTGCGGGTGGTCGTCGAGGACAACGACGATGCGCTGCGCCTGGGCCAGCCTGCCACTGTCGTATTGGGCGGCGACACGCAATGAGCCGAGCCGAGCCAGCCGGCGCCAGCGTCGTCGCCGACAGCCTGCGCAAGACCTTCGAGGCGCCGGGCGGCGGGCCGCTGCACGCGGTCGATGGCGTGTCGCTACAGGTGCGCCAAGGCGAGCTGACAGCATTGGTTGGCCCGGATGGCGCCGGCAAGACCACGTTGCTGCGAATGATGGCCGGCCTGTTGAAGCCCGACGCCGGCAGCCTGCGGGTGCTCGGGATCGACGTGGCGCAAGACCCG from Stenotrophomonas sp. 704A1 includes these protein-coding regions:
- a CDS encoding HlyD family efflux transporter periplasmic adaptor subunit, with product MKKPLIALGLLVVLALGAWAWMHQRDKDHDGALVLYGNVDIRQVSLAFDGSGRVAELKVDEGDAVKAGQLLATLDTQTLALQAEQAQAQIGVQQQNLLRLKNGSRPEELAQARSSYAAAQADAERARKDLARLQGIAANTDNRGVSAQELDRARAAVQVADAQAAQQRDALRLTEIGPRKEDIAAAEAQLKSSEAQLALLQHQVSQGQLIAPSDAVVRSRLLEPGDMATPQKPVYALAITRPKWVRVYVNEPDLGKVKPGQSARVTTDSAPDRPITGKVGYISSVAEFTPKAVQTEELRTSLVYEVRVVVEDNDDALRLGQPATVVLGGDTQ